In Maridesulfovibrio sp., a single genomic region encodes these proteins:
- the ybgF gene encoding tol-pal system protein YbgF encodes MKYIRILPVLLLAFVLVGCFGTKNTEPDKPAWGGSEEWRLKSLEENFLNFKEGLREQNDQIERNHNETTAQMEKLQQRMQEIDSSLAELKENQQKILSMQSEEDVKDVAAPAVAVSAAPAEDVVMGGAQSGEEKPWMNVPGEQNGSGQVSAAAASAPAKGAGLSGDALYQEGVRLVMNDQPLKARELLTRYLGENPKAALAPNALYWIGETYYSEKNFAQSILKFKEVSRRYPKAGKVPDSMLKIGLAYDKLGDRENAVFYLKTLIDDYPKSAPAGIGRKRLREIEK; translated from the coding sequence ATGAAATATATACGTATCCTGCCGGTCCTTCTGCTGGCTTTTGTTTTGGTAGGCTGCTTCGGCACTAAAAATACCGAACCGGATAAACCGGCCTGGGGCGGAAGTGAAGAATGGCGTTTGAAAAGCCTTGAAGAGAACTTCCTCAATTTCAAGGAAGGGTTGCGCGAGCAGAATGATCAGATAGAACGCAATCACAATGAAACTACTGCTCAGATGGAAAAACTGCAGCAGCGCATGCAGGAGATCGACAGCTCCCTTGCCGAACTCAAGGAAAATCAGCAGAAGATTCTGAGCATGCAGTCCGAAGAGGATGTTAAGGACGTCGCGGCACCGGCTGTTGCCGTTTCGGCTGCACCAGCCGAGGACGTTGTAATGGGAGGCGCCCAGAGCGGTGAGGAAAAACCGTGGATGAACGTTCCCGGTGAACAGAACGGTTCCGGACAGGTTTCGGCCGCAGCAGCTTCCGCACCCGCAAAGGGGGCTGGTCTGAGCGGTGACGCCCTCTATCAGGAAGGCGTCCGTCTGGTCATGAATGATCAGCCTCTGAAGGCCAGAGAGCTCCTTACCCGGTACCTTGGTGAAAATCCCAAAGCGGCTCTGGCACCCAATGCCCTTTACTGGATCGGCGAGACCTATTACTCGGAAAAGAACTTTGCTCAGTCCATCCTCAAGTTCAAGGAAGTCAGCAGACGTTATCCCAAGGCCGGGAAGGTTCCGGATTCAATGCTCAAGATCGGTCTTGCTTATGACAAGCTCGGTGACAGGGAAAACGCAGTCTTCTACCTCAAAACCCTTATCGATGATTATCCGAAATCGGCACCGGCCGGGATAGGCCGCAAGCGGCTTCGTGAAATCGAAAAATAG
- the dprA gene encoding DNA-processing protein DprA, with translation MKSKNSREAVSFDFLREEYFACLALRHTPGLGPCAWGRILNHYTGAYEALKDCRNWPVLKLASDACSQNAASEQWRPKAESEYREAVRLRLGILPWSHPLFPRKLKEIADPPACLYYLGDSGLLANPAVGVVGSRKSCRLGQEYASRISGDLSRKGITVVSGFARGIDSCAHRAALSEVGSTIAVLGTGLDVEDYPKGSGNLRKEMIAGGLLLSEFTPGTKPYSNNFPYRNRIISGLSTGVLVVEADAASGSLITARLAGEQGREVMAMPGPSGDSCFAGCLRLLKEGAALVETADDVLLNIGHALDLHSATQPATAKVQLRRGRAELPLVAENNVHCSSAAVEMTVDISGLVPPESDIAAILKHEGKLHADEIAQKTGCAASLVSATLVGLEVKGIVVRFPGMYYDLMRC, from the coding sequence GTGAAATCGAAAAATAGCCGGGAAGCCGTGTCTTTCGACTTTTTGAGGGAAGAGTATTTTGCCTGCCTGGCTTTGCGGCATACTCCCGGACTGGGCCCTTGTGCCTGGGGGCGGATACTCAATCATTATACAGGGGCATACGAAGCGCTGAAAGACTGCCGGAACTGGCCTGTTCTTAAGCTTGCCTCCGACGCCTGTTCGCAGAACGCCGCGTCTGAACAGTGGCGCCCTAAGGCCGAGAGTGAATACCGGGAAGCTGTGAGGTTGAGGTTGGGAATTCTGCCTTGGAGTCATCCTCTTTTTCCTCGAAAGCTGAAGGAAATAGCCGACCCGCCTGCCTGCCTCTATTATCTGGGAGACTCGGGACTGCTTGCCAATCCGGCTGTGGGCGTAGTCGGTTCTCGCAAGAGCTGCCGGTTGGGGCAGGAATACGCGAGTCGCATTTCCGGGGATCTTTCCCGCAAGGGGATAACGGTTGTTTCCGGATTTGCCCGAGGTATAGACAGCTGTGCCCATAGAGCTGCTCTCTCGGAAGTAGGGTCAACCATAGCAGTTCTCGGTACCGGTCTGGACGTGGAGGACTACCCCAAAGGCAGCGGAAACCTGCGTAAGGAGATGATAGCCGGTGGCCTGCTTCTTTCCGAGTTCACACCGGGAACAAAACCTTATTCAAATAATTTCCCTTACCGAAATCGTATAATAAGCGGTCTTTCCACAGGAGTTCTGGTGGTGGAAGCCGATGCAGCAAGCGGAAGTCTCATTACCGCCCGGCTTGCAGGTGAGCAGGGGCGCGAGGTTATGGCCATGCCCGGACCTTCCGGAGACAGCTGTTTTGCGGGGTGCCTGAGACTGCTGAAGGAGGGGGCCGCCCTTGTGGAAACGGCGGACGATGTGCTGCTGAACATCGGGCATGCTCTTGACCTGCATTCGGCAACGCAGCCTGCAACGGCAAAAGTCCAACTCCGGCGCGGTAGAGCGGAACTGCCTCTTGTAGCTGAAAATAATGTACATTGTTCATCGGCTGCGGTTGAAATGACCGTTGATATTTCCGGACTTGTACCGCCGGAGTCAGATATAGCGGCGATCCTGAAACATGAGGGAAAGCTTCATGCGGACGAGATAGCGCAGAAAACAGGTTGCGCGGCATCTCTTGTGAGTGCAACGCTGGTCGGTCTGGAAGTAAAGGGAATAGTTGTGCGCTTTCCCGGCATGTATTATGATCTCATGCGTTGCTGA
- a CDS encoding HDOD domain-containing protein has translation MGEDLKTSVKGQILSTSDLPTLPSVLDEVSKLVDDPNSSTEQVAKVIAQDQVLSAKVLKMVNSPIYGFPGRITTIQHALVLLGLNVIRGIIISTSVFDMIQQAMSGLWEHSLGCAIASGAIAKAAGFEDPEEFTVAGLLHDLGKVVTAVQLPELNAAVGMTVKEKDLTYYEAERLILGFGHDRINSWLARHWNLPPNVREAMTYHHHPDRAQFYQQTAAVVHVADFMVRLFEYGNGGDDQISYFKPAAMKILKLKMKDLEPVMDELSDQFVEISGFSF, from the coding sequence ATGGGTGAGGATCTTAAAACAAGCGTCAAAGGACAGATTCTGTCCACTTCCGACCTTCCGACCCTTCCTTCCGTTCTTGATGAAGTAAGCAAGCTTGTGGACGACCCGAACTCCTCTACGGAGCAGGTCGCCAAAGTCATCGCACAGGATCAGGTTCTTTCCGCAAAGGTCCTGAAAATGGTCAATTCGCCGATTTACGGTTTTCCGGGCCGGATTACCACAATTCAGCATGCTCTCGTTCTGCTCGGGCTGAATGTCATCCGGGGTATAATCATCTCTACGTCCGTGTTCGATATGATCCAGCAGGCCATGTCCGGTCTTTGGGAGCACAGTCTGGGATGCGCAATAGCTAGCGGTGCCATTGCCAAGGCTGCCGGTTTTGAAGACCCGGAAGAATTTACGGTGGCCGGACTTCTGCATGATCTCGGCAAGGTCGTTACCGCAGTGCAGTTGCCGGAACTGAATGCCGCCGTGGGAATGACCGTGAAGGAAAAGGACCTGACCTATTATGAGGCGGAGCGCCTTATTCTCGGGTTCGGGCATGACCGGATCAACTCATGGCTGGCCCGTCATTGGAATCTGCCCCCGAACGTGCGTGAGGCAATGACCTACCATCATCATCCGGACCGTGCACAGTTTTATCAGCAGACTGCCGCCGTTGTTCATGTGGCCGATTTCATGGTTCGCCTCTTTGAATACGGAAACGGCGGAGACGATCAGATCTCCTATTTCAAGCCTGCTGCAATGAAGATTCTCAAGCTCAAGATGAAAGATCTGGAACCGGTAATGGATGAGCTTTCCGATCAGTTTGTTGAAATTTCCGGATTTTCTTTCTAG